In the Desulfovibrio sp. genome, one interval contains:
- the bioA gene encoding adenosylmethionine--8-amino-7-oxononanoate transaminase: MQTAEEKIDLPLRGLFVAGSGTDVGKTVVTAALLRALLLAGINAQAVKPVQTGVAPEQANTAPLADARVYAAAVAGMPQSAAMLPATALHCFSLPASPHLAAAREGARLTCAGLHNDIVCHSRASSAEMLLLEGAGGLRVPLNEREDMLDLMVSVGLPVLLVGGNYLGGLNHILLSMDALRHNGLQLAGVVLVPSADPAAGCPGVDVDAMLADNAAMLRERLAQHGQTAPLVELPRVAQLDAEGWQTLAQELEPLVRHLQASQDAACDCGADVVRRDHQTIWHPYASAMQPPLLSTVARTRANRIVLADGRELVDGMSSWWAAVHGYNHPRLMEALHAQAGRMPHVMFGGLTHEPAVNLAERLLRLMPAGLERVFFADSGSVAVEVALKMALQYQQGRGQTGRSKFLTPRGGYHGDTFGAMSVCDPVTGMHSLFTAMLPQQIFMERPSCRFDQPFDPASLDDARRVFAVRGHEIAAVILEPVVQGAGGMWFYHPEYLRGLAQLCREAGALLIFDEIATGFGRTGKMFAAEWAGVSPDILCCGKALTGGVLTLAATACTASVAEDICAGGNVFMHGPTFMANALACAVACASLDLLQEEDWRQKVANLESGLRSGLAPCAGLQGVADVRVLGGIGVVETCEPVNTVALQEYFVRRGIWVRPFNRLVYLMPPYVTPAEDVARLCAVVAGALESGAHLPA, translated from the coding sequence ATGCAAACTGCTGAGGAAAAGATTGATCTGCCGCTACGGGGCCTCTTTGTAGCCGGATCTGGCACCGATGTGGGCAAGACCGTTGTGACGGCGGCCCTGCTGCGGGCCTTGCTGCTGGCCGGGATCAACGCCCAGGCTGTAAAGCCTGTGCAGACAGGCGTTGCGCCGGAGCAGGCCAATACGGCCCCTCTGGCCGATGCGCGCGTGTACGCTGCTGCCGTTGCGGGCATGCCGCAAAGCGCCGCCATGCTGCCTGCCACGGCCCTGCATTGCTTCAGCCTGCCCGCATCGCCACATCTGGCCGCGGCCCGCGAAGGTGCGCGCTTGACCTGCGCAGGACTACATAACGACATTGTTTGCCACAGCCGCGCCAGCAGCGCTGAAATGCTGCTGCTTGAGGGCGCTGGCGGTTTGCGGGTGCCGCTCAACGAGCGTGAGGACATGCTCGACCTCATGGTCTCGGTGGGCCTGCCCGTGCTGCTTGTGGGCGGCAATTATCTGGGTGGGCTGAACCACATTCTGCTTTCAATGGATGCATTGCGGCATAACGGTCTGCAACTGGCCGGAGTGGTGCTTGTGCCCTCCGCCGACCCGGCAGCGGGTTGCCCCGGCGTGGATGTGGACGCCATGCTGGCCGACAATGCCGCAATGCTGCGCGAGCGGCTGGCGCAACATGGCCAGACTGCTCCCCTTGTGGAATTGCCGCGCGTGGCGCAACTGGATGCAGAGGGCTGGCAGACGCTGGCTCAGGAGCTTGAACCGCTGGTGCGGCATCTGCAAGCCTCTCAGGATGCTGCTTGCGACTGCGGAGCGGATGTTGTGCGCCGCGATCACCAGACCATCTGGCACCCCTACGCCTCGGCCATGCAGCCGCCCTTGCTCAGCACAGTGGCGCGCACCAGAGCCAACCGCATTGTGCTGGCGGACGGCAGGGAACTTGTGGACGGCATGTCTTCCTGGTGGGCAGCCGTGCACGGCTATAACCATCCGCGCCTTATGGAGGCCCTGCACGCACAGGCCGGGCGCATGCCCCACGTAATGTTTGGCGGCCTGACGCACGAACCGGCGGTCAATCTGGCCGAAAGGCTGTTGCGCCTCATGCCTGCGGGACTTGAGCGCGTTTTTTTTGCAGATTCCGGTTCGGTGGCGGTGGAGGTGGCCCTGAAAATGGCCCTGCAATACCAGCAGGGCAGGGGCCAGACCGGGCGCAGCAAGTTTCTAACGCCGCGCGGCGGTTACCATGGGGACACCTTTGGCGCCATGTCGGTGTGCGACCCGGTGACGGGTATGCACAGCCTGTTCACGGCCATGCTGCCCCAACAGATATTTATGGAGCGGCCAAGTTGCCGCTTTGACCAGCCCTTTGACCCGGCGAGCCTTGACGATGCCCGGCGTGTTTTTGCCGTGCGCGGGCACGAGATTGCGGCGGTGATTCTTGAACCAGTGGTGCAGGGCGCGGGCGGCATGTGGTTTTACCACCCCGAATACCTGCGTGGGCTTGCGCAACTGTGCCGCGAGGCTGGCGCACTGCTGATATTTGATGAAATCGCCACGGGCTTTGGCCGTACAGGCAAGATGTTTGCTGCGGAATGGGCCGGTGTTTCGCCGGATATTCTGTGTTGCGGCAAGGCGCTCACGGGCGGGGTATTGACCCTGGCAGCCACGGCCTGCACAGCCAGTGTGGCGGAGGACATCTGCGCCGGGGGCAATGTGTTTATGCACGGCCCCACCTTTATGGCCAATGCGCTGGCCTGCGCCGTGGCCTGCGCCAGCCTTGACCTGCTGCAGGAGGAAGACTGGCGGCAGAAGGTGGCAAACCTTGAAAGCGGCCTGCGCTCAGGGCTTGCCCCATGCGCGGGGCTTCAAGGCGTTGCCGATGTGCGCGTATTGGGCGGTATAGGCGTTGTGGAAACGTGCGAACCCGTCAATACTGTCGCGTTGCAGGAGTATTTTGTACGGCGCGGCATCTGGGTGCGGCCTTTTAACCGCCTTGTTTACCTCATGCCGCCCTATGTTACCCCGGCTGAGGATGTGGCGCGGCTCTGCGCCGTGGTGGCAGGGGCCTTGGAATCAGGAGCGCATCTGCCTGCCTAG
- a CDS encoding MucR family transcriptional regulator → MDDYLKEALEITRAQAGVRVMSEEEIAAFIQKVAQGIKAVAEGETPVELDSGEMAVEARKSVKEKSVTCLECGKSFKILTKRHLASHGMTSAEYREKWGFKKDAPLVCKALQRERRKKMKDMKLWEKRRKVQESPA, encoded by the coding sequence ATGGACGATTATCTGAAAGAGGCGCTGGAAATCACCAGAGCACAAGCTGGCGTTCGCGTTATGAGCGAAGAAGAAATAGCCGCCTTTATACAGAAAGTGGCACAGGGCATCAAAGCAGTTGCCGAAGGCGAAACGCCTGTGGAACTGGACAGCGGCGAAATGGCCGTTGAAGCACGCAAGTCGGTCAAAGAAAAGTCCGTCACCTGCCTTGAGTGTGGAAAGAGCTTTAAGATTCTTACCAAGCGTCATCTGGCCAGCCACGGCATGACCTCGGCTGAATACCGCGAAAAGTGGGGCTTCAAGAAAGACGCACCTCTGGTGTGCAAAGCCCTGCAGCGCGAACGCCGCAAAAAGATGAAAGACATGAAGCTGTGGGAAAAGCGCCGCAAGGTTCAAGAATCTCCGGCATAA
- the bioB gene encoding biotin synthase BioB has protein sequence MTESQAAATPAEALALLSLPQEQLFARATALREATFGRGIVLCAIINAKSGNCSMDCRFCSQSRHNHTPIEVFPLLPDEELRERILHLAALPVARIGVVTSGSALSGSELQRLHAVISGLPDAVRPRVCASLGKLTADDFALLSGAGLTRFHHNMETSQDYYSSVCTTQTWEQRRDTVLRASESGLSVCSGGLFGLGESWEDRVDFAFSLKKMGVSHVPMNFLHPHPETPLAGQKPLTADEALTLIAVFRHILPKATLRICGGRPLVLGSRQNEIFAAGANALMTGDYLTTHGQSIAHDLEMIAAQGLEVRCDANC, from the coding sequence ATGACTGAATCACAGGCGGCTGCAACGCCCGCCGAAGCCCTCGCGCTTTTGTCCCTGCCGCAGGAACAGTTATTTGCCAGGGCCACCGCGCTGCGCGAGGCGACCTTTGGGCGCGGCATTGTTTTGTGCGCCATCATCAATGCAAAAAGCGGCAACTGCTCCATGGACTGCCGTTTCTGCTCCCAGAGCCGGCACAATCACACTCCTATTGAGGTTTTTCCCCTCTTGCCGGACGAGGAACTGCGCGAGCGCATTCTGCACCTCGCAGCCCTGCCTGTGGCGCGCATTGGCGTTGTTACCAGCGGTTCGGCCCTGAGCGGCAGCGAATTGCAGCGCCTGCACGCTGTGATTTCAGGCCTGCCGGATGCCGTGCGCCCGCGCGTCTGCGCTTCGCTGGGCAAACTCACGGCTGACGATTTTGCCCTTTTGTCCGGGGCCGGGCTTACCCGGTTTCACCATAATATGGAAACCTCGCAGGACTATTACTCCAGCGTGTGCACCACGCAAACCTGGGAGCAACGGCGCGACACGGTGCTTCGCGCCAGTGAGTCAGGCCTGAGCGTGTGTTCCGGCGGCCTGTTCGGCCTGGGTGAAAGCTGGGAAGACCGCGTGGACTTTGCCTTCAGTCTCAAGAAGATGGGTGTGAGCCATGTGCCCATGAATTTTCTGCATCCGCACCCGGAAACGCCGCTGGCAGGGCAGAAGCCTCTTACCGCGGATGAGGCGCTGACGCTCATTGCCGTGTTCCGGCACATTTTGCCCAAGGCCACATTGCGCATCTGCGGGGGCAGGCCTCTGGTGCTGGGCAGCCGCCAGAATGAAATTTTCGCCGCCGGGGCCAATGCCCTCATGACGGGCGATTATCTTACAACCCACGGGCAGAGCATTGCGCATGATCTTGAAATGATCGCCGCGCAAGGACTTGAGGTTCGCTGCGATGCAAACTGCTGA
- a CDS encoding DUF4851 domain-containing protein, whose product MNRVLLCVTLGLLALMAGCTGALQRGMQNAAYVSTARPAISIKAVNMPLLTGGETSVSLDDAGVIGGLPLHAWVAVYGKGDPQSPLAIVGLAEVPRGWYWDNDGQRPFSVDKGVEIFNNDGFAASTYIVDSKRDAFSALAGLTDETKPMRWLTRGFAARYNFNDTKVILEYREPLPENLAGQESLAESQTDQLRAFEQRASAAFAVASVAEHMTGITEGYAKNIRGQYLDHRFWGTASKYDTFVLK is encoded by the coding sequence ATGAACAGAGTGCTTCTTTGCGTTACACTCGGCCTGCTTGCCTTGATGGCCGGATGCACCGGCGCATTACAAAGGGGAATGCAGAACGCGGCCTATGTTTCCACAGCCCGCCCGGCCATCAGCATCAAGGCCGTGAACATGCCCCTGCTTACCGGGGGCGAGACAAGCGTCAGCCTTGATGACGCAGGCGTTATCGGCGGCTTGCCGCTGCATGCTTGGGTTGCTGTTTACGGCAAGGGGGATCCTCAGAGTCCCCTGGCCATTGTGGGGCTGGCGGAGGTGCCGCGCGGCTGGTACTGGGACAACGACGGCCAGCGCCCCTTTAGCGTCGATAAAGGGGTGGAGATTTTCAACAATGACGGCTTTGCGGCCAGCACCTATATTGTGGACAGTAAAAGGGATGCGTTTTCAGCCCTTGCAGGGCTGACGGACGAAACAAAGCCCATGCGCTGGCTGACGCGCGGTTTTGCCGCCAGATACAATTTTAATGACACCAAGGTCATACTGGAATACAGAGAACCCCTGCCTGAAAATCTTGCCGGGCAGGAAAGCCTGGCAGAAAGCCAGACAGACCAGCTTCGTGCCTTTGAGCAGCGCGCCAGCGCCGCCTTTGCCGTTGCTTCTGTAGCTGAGCATATGACTGGAATTACGGAAGGATATGCAAAGAACATTCGTGGGCAATATCTGGATCACCGCTTCTGGGGAACTGCATCAAAGTATGACACATTTGTCTTAAAGTAG